The Bdellovibrio sp. NC01 genome includes the window CAGCAGATTTAACATTTGTTGTCGGAATCATGATTTTAAGACCTGTATCTACCAATTGCATATTGTAGAAGGTCGTTTTCGTGCCTAACATTTCTTTAGTTTCAATAGCTACAACTTTAACTACGCCGTAGCCGGGATAAACTGCATTATCACCGATATTAAATGTCTGCATCCGAGAACCTCGCTTTTGGACAGAGATCGAACCTTCACTGTTCTATCAAATTTGACACGAGTTATCAAACCAGAGCACCGCTCCAGGAAATTATTTCAGAGGGAAATTCAGGTGAAAAATGCCCTTAACGCCAAGTGCTGATGATGCAATGATTTCAGGCATTTAAGGTATGTTACTAAAGTGGCCGAACTGAGTAGATTAAAGCAAAAGCTTGAGTATTTCTCGGGCCTTCGGGAACTCTATAGCCCCTAATTGTCAGTTGGTAAATTCCGGGCGTTAGGCCTGACAACTCCAGGCTTTCAACGTTATTCACGTGGTCTTCGGACTTCCAAATGTGACCATCAGGATACATTAGCTCCAAATCAAGGTCGTTCACCAAAGCCGCAGCAGCATTGGGAGAGCCCGGAGCATCCGTCCAAACCAAGTTCGCATACAAGCCTGATTCTTTCGTGACAGTGATCGTGTAAGTGACCGCTTGATCTTGCGCAACACCGTCGCGCGCATCAATCACGTGGGTCTCGGTATCGTGCGAACCCAGCGCCACCATGTTTTGCATATTCACGCGACCATACCCCTCGTCAACGTTCGGGCGAGTCACCAAAATCTCTTGGCCTTTTTCTGCGCCCACGGCACCGAACTGACCGGGAAATAAATCTTCCGCAGAGTGCAACAACATCGCCTTCACAAGCGCTGCCGAAGGATTTGCAATCCCCCATTTTTCAATCAACATCTGACGAGTCACACCCGCAGCACCCGCTGTCAGAGGTGCCGCCATCGATGTGCCCCCCGACCATGTGTAGTCTTTGCTAAAATAACCCCACAAACTGGAAGCGCCGTCTTGATGCGATTTCACGCCTAAGATGTTTGTTCCGGGGGCGACAACATCGGGTTTTAAACGACCATCTTTTGTAGGCCCACGCGAAGAAAATGGCGCAAGTCCACGTTCGTTGTCTGACATTTTTGAAGAGGCTAAAGGTTCCGCCGCCCACAAGGTGCGACCTTCATTGAGTTTACCAATTTGTGATTGCAGGCCACCATTCGCGACCCAATTTTTAGAAGCGCCCACTGTCAGACAGTTTTTTGCAGTGCCCGGAGAGCCCAAACTCATCTCATCGATGCGCCCATCTTTGTTCATGTCAGCACCGTTGTTACCGGCAGCAAAGACAACCAACATATCGGGATTGTTGTAAGTCCATTCATCGACCTGCACCGCCGAAGCATCGTAGGCACCCGGATCTTTATTTGATCCCCACGAGTTGGAATGAACTCGTGCACCGGATTTAAAAGCAGCATCGAACAATGTTGAAAGCTTTGATGGCACCGTCATGTTCTTCACCAGGGGCGACCACATACTGCCAGCAATCAAAGAGGCTTCGATGGCGCCACCATGAACCGCGCGATCAGATAAAATTCCGCGACCGACCATCAAGCCCGCCACATGAGTTCCATGCCCCATCGGATCAGCCCACGAAGTGGAACGCAAACCGAAAGCTTGTCCTTCGATCACGGCATCATGTAGGTCTGGCGTCAAAGTCTGCACATCACCCGAGTCCACGCCCGTATCAGCCATCGCTAAGATCTGCCCTCGACCGGTGAAAGCTTCCGCGTAAGCCGCATCAAAGTTCATCAACTTTGTTCCCGATTCATAACCAGTCAAAGTCGGTGGCGCATCGGCATCAGAAGTTTGGAAATCGTAAAGCTCTATTTTTGGTGGAGTCGAAATATGCTCAACCCCTGTTAACATTGCAATCTGCGGAATGAAGTGCTTACGCGTATAGATCGCAAACTGTTTTCCATGAAATGCATTCGCAAAGTTGTTCGCTTTATTGCCTTGAGAAGTTAAAGAACCACTTAAGGTTGCAGAGTCTTCAAGTTCAATAAGCGCTTGCGGATCGATCGCTTTGATTTTAGCAAAGATGTTTTGCGCCTCACTGGCGTTGAAGATCCTGATGATTAAAATCTGTGCTTCGTCCTTATTAAAGACACTTAAGCTTAATAATTCAGATTCTACTTTAAATTTCCAATCGTATTTTACGAAGCCACTGACGTTACTGTGAGTACTTTGAAACTCACGAAGTTGTAAAGCCGTCGCACGCACAACAAAGGCATCATCAGGGATGTAACCAAAAACTTGGAATGACTTATTCAATGATCTTTTTTGCAGAACATTTAACGGTCGCTTGAACTGCAAGATGAACTCAGTCGCTTCAACAGACATTAAATCGTCGGCTGAAAAGTCAGAAATTGCCGCAGATGAGTTTGTCGAAATTGTGGCGTAATTAAGTTTTAAAGAAGTGCCCGCATAGGCAGATGGCCAAACAAGGAACGAGGCAAAAAATAGAATGATGAAAGCCAGAGACTGTTGGCCCATGACGCCCCTCCCTTAAAAGGAGTTAGATCATGAGCCGCGAGGGGTATCAATAGAACTTAGAGTTGATGCGCCATGACAGCAAGCGACATATTGCCTGCCATACGGCCT containing:
- a CDS encoding S8 family serine peptidase, with the translated sequence MGQQSLAFIILFFASFLVWPSAYAGTSLKLNYATISTNSSAAISDFSADDLMSVEATEFILQFKRPLNVLQKRSLNKSFQVFGYIPDDAFVVRATALQLREFQSTHSNVSGFVKYDWKFKVESELLSLSVFNKDEAQILIIRIFNASEAQNIFAKIKAIDPQALIELEDSATLSGSLTSQGNKANNFANAFHGKQFAIYTRKHFIPQIAMLTGVEHISTPPKIELYDFQTSDADAPPTLTGYESGTKLMNFDAAYAEAFTGRGQILAMADTGVDSGDVQTLTPDLHDAVIEGQAFGLRSTSWADPMGHGTHVAGLMVGRGILSDRAVHGGAIEASLIAGSMWSPLVKNMTVPSKLSTLFDAAFKSGARVHSNSWGSNKDPGAYDASAVQVDEWTYNNPDMLVVFAAGNNGADMNKDGRIDEMSLGSPGTAKNCLTVGASKNWVANGGLQSQIGKLNEGRTLWAAEPLASSKMSDNERGLAPFSSRGPTKDGRLKPDVVAPGTNILGVKSHQDGASSLWGYFSKDYTWSGGTSMAAPLTAGAAGVTRQMLIEKWGIANPSAALVKAMLLHSAEDLFPGQFGAVGAEKGQEILVTRPNVDEGYGRVNMQNMVALGSHDTETHVIDARDGVAQDQAVTYTITVTKESGLYANLVWTDAPGSPNAAAALVNDLDLELMYPDGHIWKSEDHVNNVESLELSGLTPGIYQLTIRGYRVPEGPRNTQAFALIYSVRPL